The Pseudomonas parafulva genome window below encodes:
- a CDS encoding dipeptidase, whose amino-acid sequence MSPAELHADSIVIDGLIIAKWNRELFEDMRKGGLTAANCTVSVWEGFKATVDQIAASQKLIRENGDLVMPVRTTADIRKAKELGKTGILFGFQNAHAFEDQIAYVEIFKQLGVGIVQMCYNTQNLVGTGCYERDGGLSGFGREIVAEMNRVGIMCDLSHVGSKTSEEVILESKKPVCYSHCLPSGLKEHPRNKSDEELKFIADHGGFVGVTMFAPFLAKGIDSTIDDYAEAIEYTMNIVGEDAIGIGTDFTQGHGQDFFEYLTHDKGYARRLTNFGKIINPLGIRTVGEFPNLTETLLKRGHSERVVRKIMGENWVNILKDVWGE is encoded by the coding sequence ATGAGCCCAGCCGAATTACACGCCGACAGCATCGTCATCGATGGCCTGATCATCGCCAAGTGGAACCGCGAGCTGTTCGAGGACATGCGCAAAGGCGGCCTGACCGCGGCCAACTGCACCGTGTCGGTCTGGGAAGGCTTCAAGGCGACCGTCGACCAGATTGCCGCCAGCCAGAAGCTGATCCGCGAGAACGGCGACTTGGTGATGCCGGTGCGTACCACCGCCGACATCCGCAAGGCCAAGGAGCTGGGCAAGACCGGCATCCTCTTCGGCTTCCAGAACGCCCACGCCTTCGAAGACCAGATCGCCTACGTCGAGATCTTCAAGCAACTGGGCGTGGGCATCGTGCAGATGTGCTACAACACCCAGAACCTGGTGGGCACCGGCTGCTACGAGCGTGACGGCGGGCTGTCCGGCTTCGGCCGCGAGATCGTCGCCGAGATGAACCGCGTGGGCATCATGTGCGACCTGTCGCACGTCGGCTCCAAGACCTCCGAAGAAGTCATCCTCGAATCGAAGAAGCCGGTGTGCTACTCGCACTGCCTGCCGTCGGGCCTCAAGGAGCACCCGCGCAACAAGTCCGACGAGGAACTGAAGTTCATCGCCGACCACGGCGGCTTCGTCGGCGTGACCATGTTCGCGCCGTTCCTGGCCAAGGGCATCGACTCGACCATCGACGACTACGCCGAAGCCATCGAATACACCATGAACATCGTTGGTGAAGACGCCATCGGTATCGGTACCGACTTCACCCAGGGCCACGGCCAGGACTTCTTCGAGTACCTGACCCACGACAAGGGCTACGCCCGTCGCCTGACCAACTTCGGCAAGATCATCAACCCGCTGGGGATCCGCACCGTCGGCGAGTTCCCCAACCTCACCGAGACCCTGCTCAAACGCGGCCATTCCGAGCGCGTGGTGCGCAAGATCATGGGCGAGAACTGGGTGAACATCCTGAAAGATGTCTGGGGCGAATAA
- a CDS encoding lysozyme inhibitor LprI family protein, with amino-acid sequence MKSKAWLVLLCVALGAQAAEEDSTPCDSVENDQQAYACATYNKQTAERELKSAYDDLLQRIRDQYADENDKASALTARMDAAQKLWAQLRDADCKVETYAEKPGSKAFEAAWNTCLAQRSDERSEYLQSIGQQ; translated from the coding sequence ATGAAATCAAAGGCATGGCTGGTCCTGCTGTGCGTGGCGCTGGGCGCCCAGGCCGCCGAGGAAGACAGCACGCCCTGCGACAGCGTCGAGAACGACCAGCAGGCCTATGCGTGCGCGACCTACAACAAGCAGACGGCCGAGCGCGAGCTGAAGTCGGCCTACGACGACCTGCTGCAGCGCATCCGCGATCAGTACGCCGACGAGAACGACAAGGCCAGCGCGCTCACGGCGCGCATGGACGCGGCGCAGAAGCTCTGGGCACAACTGCGTGACGCCGACTGCAAGGTCGAGACCTACGCCGAGAAGCCCGGCAGCAAGGCCTTCGAGGCCGCCTGGAACACCTGCTTGGCACAGCGCAGCGACGAGCGCTCGGAGTACCTGCAGTCGATCGGGCAGCAGTGA
- a CDS encoding GlxA family transcriptional regulator, giving the protein MPDTIQFLLLPGFSALGFISALEPLRVANRFRGALYRWRVLSLDGGPVQASNGMSVNADLALADSERGAMLLVVAGFEPLACHGPALQQALRRVEHEGGILGGIDTGAVVLAEAGLLDGYRATLHWEALEAFKERYPRLQATQELFEIDRRRITCAGGTASIDLMLDLIAQAHGSELAIQVSEQFVLGRIRPRQDHQRMEIATRYGIRNRKLVKVIGEMERNTEQPLDTLALAETIQVTRRQLERLFRVHLDDTPRGFYLGLRLDKARQLLRQTDMGVLQVAVACGFESASYFTRCYRARFAQCPRQDRLARAVSALA; this is encoded by the coding sequence ATGCCGGACACCATCCAGTTTCTGCTCTTGCCAGGGTTTTCCGCGCTGGGCTTCATCAGTGCGCTGGAGCCATTGCGGGTGGCCAACCGCTTTCGCGGTGCGCTGTATCGCTGGCGGGTGCTGAGCCTGGACGGCGGGCCGGTGCAGGCCAGCAATGGCATGTCGGTCAATGCCGACCTGGCGCTGGCCGACAGCGAGCGTGGCGCGATGCTGTTGGTGGTGGCCGGTTTCGAGCCGCTGGCGTGCCACGGGCCGGCATTGCAGCAGGCGCTACGGCGGGTCGAGCACGAGGGCGGCATCCTCGGTGGCATCGACACCGGCGCGGTGGTGCTGGCCGAAGCTGGCCTGCTCGACGGTTACCGCGCCACCTTGCACTGGGAGGCGCTGGAGGCGTTCAAGGAGCGCTATCCGCGCCTGCAGGCCACCCAGGAATTGTTCGAGATCGACCGTCGGCGCATCACCTGCGCGGGTGGCACTGCGTCCATCGACTTGATGCTCGATCTGATCGCCCAGGCCCACGGCAGCGAACTGGCGATCCAGGTGTCGGAGCAGTTCGTGCTCGGGCGCATCCGCCCACGCCAGGACCACCAGCGCATGGAAATCGCCACGCGCTACGGCATTCGCAACCGCAAGCTGGTGAAGGTGATCGGCGAGATGGAGCGCAATACCGAGCAGCCGCTGGACACCCTGGCGCTGGCCGAGACGATTCAGGTCACCCGGCGCCAGCTGGAGCGGCTGTTCCGCGTGCACCTGGACGACACGCCACGCGGTTTCTACCTAGGCCTGCGCCTGGACAAGGCCCGGCAACTGCTGCGCCAGACCGACATGGGCGTGCTGCAGGTGGCGGTGGCGTGCGGCTTCGAGTCGGCGTCGTACTTCACCCGTTGCTACAGAGCACGCTTCGCCCAGTGCCCACGGCAGGACCGCCTGGCGCGGGCGGTGTCCGCCTTGGCCTGA
- the choX gene encoding choline ABC transporter substrate-binding protein, protein MHRLIRRSLLSFALSSTLVTPLFAAEPAVCKNVRLGVVNWTDVIATSAMAQVLLDGLGYQTAQTSASQQIIFAGIRDKRLDLFLGYWNPIMTQTITPFIEAGQLKVLEKPSLEDARATLAVPKYLADQGLKTFADIHTFEKALKGKIYGIEPGSGANTQIKAMIAKNQFGLGKFQLVESSEAGMLAAVDRAVRRKEAVVFFGWKPHPMNVNLDMVYLGDSQDALGPDEGRATVWTVTAPDYAQRCPNASRLLANLTFSAEDESRMMQPLLDHKDPLVSARQWLKDHPQDKARWLEGVTTFDGQPAAEHLKLSAH, encoded by the coding sequence ATGCATCGCTTGATCCGCCGCAGCCTGTTGTCCTTCGCCCTGAGCAGCACCCTGGTCACCCCGCTTTTCGCTGCAGAACCCGCGGTCTGCAAGAACGTGCGCCTGGGCGTGGTCAACTGGACCGATGTCATCGCCACCAGCGCCATGGCCCAGGTGCTGCTCGACGGCCTGGGCTACCAGACGGCCCAGACCAGCGCCTCGCAACAGATCATCTTCGCGGGCATTCGCGACAAGCGCCTGGATCTGTTCCTGGGGTACTGGAACCCGATCATGACCCAGACCATCACCCCGTTCATCGAGGCGGGCCAGCTCAAGGTGCTGGAAAAGCCCAGCCTGGAAGATGCCCGCGCCACCCTCGCAGTGCCCAAGTACCTGGCCGACCAGGGCCTGAAGACCTTCGCCGACATCCACACCTTCGAGAAGGCACTCAAAGGCAAGATCTACGGCATCGAACCCGGCTCCGGCGCCAACACCCAGATCAAGGCGATGATCGCCAAGAACCAGTTCGGCCTGGGCAAGTTCCAACTGGTGGAGTCCAGCGAAGCAGGCATGCTCGCCGCCGTGGACCGCGCGGTGCGGCGCAAGGAAGCCGTGGTGTTCTTCGGCTGGAAGCCGCATCCGATGAACGTCAACCTCGACATGGTCTACCTGGGCGACAGCCAGGACGCGCTCGGCCCGGACGAGGGCCGCGCCACGGTATGGACCGTCACCGCCCCCGACTACGCCCAGCGCTGCCCGAACGCCAGCCGCCTGCTGGCCAACCTGACCTTCAGTGCCGAGGACGAGAGCCGCATGATGCAGCCGCTGCTCGATCATAAAGACCCGCTGGTGTCGGCGCGCCAGTGGCTCAAGGACCACCCCCAGGACAAGGCCCGCTGGCTCGAAGGCGTGACCACCTTCGATGGCCAGCCAGCGGCAGAGCACCTCAAGCTCAGCGCCCACTGA
- a CDS encoding 3-keto-5-aminohexanoate cleavage protein, whose amino-acid sequence MNHDVIITCALTGAGDTAAKSHLVPVTPKQIAAAAVEAAKAGATVVHCHVRDPQTGRFSRDVALYREVMERIREADVDVIVNLTAGMGGDLEIGPDENPMAFGTGTDLIGPLERLAHVEALLPEICTLDCGTLNFGDGNSIYVSTPAQLRAGAKRITELGVKAELEIFDTGHLWFAKQMIKEGLLHDPLFQLCLGIPWGAPADTTTMKAMVDNLPADVTWAGFGIGRMQMPMAAQAVLLGGNVRVGLEDNLYLDRGVLASNGQLVERAVEIISRLGARVLTPAEGREKMNLKRR is encoded by the coding sequence ATGAACCATGACGTCATCATCACCTGCGCCCTGACCGGTGCCGGCGACACCGCCGCCAAGAGCCACCTGGTCCCTGTCACCCCCAAGCAGATCGCCGCCGCTGCCGTAGAGGCGGCCAAGGCCGGTGCCACCGTGGTCCACTGCCACGTGCGCGACCCACAAACAGGTCGTTTCAGCCGCGACGTCGCGTTGTACCGCGAGGTCATGGAGCGCATCCGCGAGGCCGACGTGGACGTGATCGTCAACCTCACCGCCGGCATGGGTGGCGACCTGGAAATCGGCCCCGACGAGAACCCCATGGCATTCGGCACCGGCACTGACCTGATCGGTCCGCTGGAACGCCTGGCCCATGTCGAGGCGCTGTTGCCGGAAATCTGCACCCTGGACTGCGGCACCCTCAACTTCGGCGACGGTAATTCGATCTACGTATCGACGCCGGCCCAGCTGCGCGCCGGTGCCAAGCGCATCACCGAGCTGGGGGTGAAAGCCGAACTCGAGATCTTCGACACCGGCCACCTGTGGTTCGCCAAGCAGATGATCAAGGAAGGCCTGCTGCACGATCCCCTCTTTCAACTGTGCCTGGGCATCCCCTGGGGCGCCCCGGCCGACACCACCACCATGAAGGCCATGGTCGACAACCTGCCCGCCGACGTCACCTGGGCCGGCTTCGGCATCGGTCGCATGCAGATGCCCATGGCCGCGCAAGCGGTGCTGCTCGGCGGCAACGTGCGGGTGGGCCTGGAGGACAACCTCTACCTCGACCGCGGCGTGCTGGCCAGCAACGGGCAACTGGTCGAGCGCGCGGTGGAGATCATCTCGCGCCTCGGCGCCCGCGTGCTCACCCCGGCCGAAGGCCGCGAAAAAATGAACCTCAAGCGCCGCTGA
- a CDS encoding L-carnitine dehydrogenase: protein MPYITEIKIFAALGSGVIGSGWVARALAHGLDVIAWDPAPGAEQALRKRIANAWPALEKQGLAPGASQDRLRVVASVEDCVRDADFIQESAPERLELKLELHARISAAAKPKAIIASSTSGLLPSDFYATATFPERCVVGHPFNPVYLLPLVEIVGGRHTDASAIDAARTVYSALGMRPLHVRKEVPGFIADRLLEALWREALHLVNDGVASTGEIDDAIRFGAGLRWSFMGTFLTYTLAGGDAGMRHFMAQFGPALKLPWTYLPAPELTERLIDDVVEGTTEQLGEHSIAALERYRDDTLLAVLDAVKQSKTAHGMAFGD from the coding sequence ATGCCTTACATCACCGAGATCAAGATCTTCGCCGCGCTCGGCAGCGGCGTCATCGGCAGCGGCTGGGTCGCCCGCGCGCTGGCCCACGGGCTGGACGTCATCGCCTGGGACCCGGCCCCCGGCGCCGAGCAGGCCCTGCGCAAGCGCATCGCCAATGCCTGGCCCGCCCTGGAGAAACAGGGCCTGGCCCCCGGCGCCAGTCAGGACCGCCTGCGCGTCGTGGCCAGCGTGGAAGACTGCGTGCGCGACGCTGACTTCATCCAGGAAAGCGCGCCCGAGCGCCTGGAACTGAAGCTCGAGCTGCACGCACGCATCAGCGCCGCCGCCAAGCCCAAGGCGATCATCGCCTCCAGTACTTCGGGCCTGCTGCCCAGCGACTTCTACGCCACCGCCACCTTCCCGGAACGCTGCGTGGTCGGCCATCCGTTCAACCCGGTGTACCTGCTGCCGCTGGTGGAGATCGTCGGCGGCAGGCACACCGACGCCAGCGCCATCGACGCCGCCAGGACGGTGTACAGCGCACTGGGCATGCGCCCCCTGCACGTGCGCAAGGAAGTGCCCGGCTTCATCGCCGACCGGCTGCTCGAAGCGCTGTGGCGCGAGGCCCTGCACCTGGTCAACGACGGCGTGGCCAGCACCGGCGAGATCGACGATGCGATCCGCTTTGGCGCCGGACTGCGCTGGTCGTTCATGGGCACCTTCCTCACCTACACCCTGGCCGGGGGCGATGCAGGCATGCGTCACTTCATGGCGCAGTTCGGCCCGGCGCTCAAGCTACCCTGGACGTACCTGCCCGCCCCGGAGCTCACCGAGCGGTTGATCGACGATGTGGTCGAGGGCACCACCGAGCAACTGGGCGAGCACAGCATCGCTGCGCTGGAGCGCTACCGCGACGACACCCTGCTGGCGGTGCTGGACGCGGTGAAGCAGAGCAAGACCGCCCACGGCATGGCCTTCGGCGACTGA
- a CDS encoding thioesterase family protein — protein MTVLLTYRTMVQPDWVDYNGHLRDAYYLLIFSYATDALMARIGLDADSRGQSGHSLFTLEAHINYLHEVKLGTEVWVQTQIIGFDRKRLHLYHSLHRADFDGALAASEQMLLHVDLAGPKSAPFTDERTLKIQELVDTQSGFKGDELVGCLMKLK, from the coding sequence ATGACGGTACTGCTCACTTACCGCACCATGGTCCAGCCGGACTGGGTGGACTACAACGGGCACCTGCGCGACGCCTACTACCTGCTGATCTTCAGCTACGCCACCGATGCGCTGATGGCGCGCATCGGCCTGGATGCCGACAGTCGCGGGCAGAGCGGGCACTCGCTGTTCACCTTGGAGGCGCACATCAATTACCTGCACGAGGTGAAGCTCGGCACCGAGGTGTGGGTGCAGACGCAGATCATCGGCTTCGACCGCAAGCGCCTGCATCTCTACCACAGCCTGCACCGCGCCGACTTCGACGGCGCGCTGGCGGCCAGCGAGCAGATGCTGCTGCATGTGGACTTGGCGGGGCCGAAGTCGGCGCCGTTCACCGATGAACGAACGCTAAAAATTCAAGAATTGGTAGATACGCAAAGTGGCTTCAAAGGTGACGAATTGGTGGGATGCTTGATGAAGCTGAAATAA